The Lathyrus oleraceus cultivar Zhongwan6 chromosome 5, CAAS_Psat_ZW6_1.0, whole genome shotgun sequence genome includes the window ATTCTTTCCATCTTTAGTGTACTCAGGAAAACAACCTCTCTTGATCATCCCCTCAACTATGTCTTTTAGTTGGATGCACTCGTTGGTGCTATGGTCGTGACTTTCATAGAAACGATAATACTTTCAATTCTCATTCTAAGGGGATTCTCTAACCAGGAATGGATTCCTTATCTCTGGTTTACTGAACTCTGTTATGGCACATTCCTTCTAGATTTTCTCCAATGAAGTGTTAAGGGGGGTACCTCTCAAATAATTTGTGGGACCAGTGGTCACCTTCTTCTTTGATCCAGTTGGATTCCTTTATTTATAATCAGCTTGAACTTATGTATGTCGGTGTCCGATTGTTCCCTAGGGAAATGAGTTTATCCTCATAATTAATAAAGAGTTAAGCCTTATTCAGTCGATCTTTAAAGTTGTGGACTTCCTTGTGGCTTAGCTTCTATCTAAAATGTTGTCCTATCCCAAGCCCCTTTCGAAAATCCAGCACTTCAAGCTTTCATTGAAGCCTCTCACATCTACAACTACTTATGAAAAACGGTCGATATATGCCTGGAAACTCTCCTTCTTACCCTAATATATCTAGCTTAGCACAACTATTATGGTAGGCTTCCTCTTTCTACGGTGAAAAAAGAGGTGAAATTTTCGCCAAATCGTTCCATGATTTTATGCTTCCTTCGGGAAGAGATTTGAGCCAAATCATAGTCGGCCCGGTTAGAGTAAGTGTAAAGAGTTTTCACTATGTAGGGTTATTGGCAAGATAGTAATCTAGATTATCGTCTACATGTTACACATGCTCATCTAGATCTCTATACCATCGTAACTCTATAGCTTTAGAGGCTTCTCTAGTGACTTCTAGATCCAACTATCTAGAATACGAGCAAAAAGAGGATTATTTTAATCCCTTTGACAAGAGATAGCTCCTCTAGTTTTTCCTTCCACTGAGGGTGACGAACCTCGTAAGGAGTGTGACTACCCTTTCCTCCTTCAAGACCGAGAAAAGGATTTTTGTGCCTCAGACTTATTTGGTGGTTTGATGATTTTGGAATCGCTTCCAAGGGAGATACTTCTAGTTCGGGGAGGGCGATTTTATTCCTCTGAGAAATGGCCTTTTGTATTGTGTTGCTCTTAGGATTTGTGTGATGCATGCCTTCTTCGATGCAAAGTAATATTGCTGCTAAGGCTTGTGAATTATGTTGTTAAACCATATTGTAAATAATGTTCAACAATTTTATACGTCGAGGTAAGATTGCAACAGTTGGAAACACGTTAGCCCTTCTTGTCTAGGAATTGCCGGCGACGCTAGAGGCCTGAGTGATATCTTGCCTTGCTAAAATTGCGGAGCGGATCCTAAGAACGGGAGAGGTTGAAAGACTCCTTGAGATGTCCTAGGTTTGACCAGATCTTGAGGTGATAGTGTGAATGGAAAATCCACGAGGACTTGATCGCCACCGCTTTCAGGGATAGGTGGTGGATATTTGGTAGCTCAAACGGCGGAGGTTGTGTTTACTTCCCGTTGTGAAGCAACACGGTTATCTCTGGAAATTGCCATCACTGATGGATCTGGAAGGAGATATGAGAAACGATACTAATCTTTGATCTGAGATGATTGAGAACAAAGGCCTATAGTTGAGACTTGAGAGATCTAAATTTCTAGGTAGAGGAGACTTCACTTTAGCGAATCGAATGATGAATGTTTAAATGTGAAAAACACGGGAATCAAATGTTGATTCCCACATAGGGCGTCATTGTTACGTACTGGAAACATAATTGGTCGATGAACGATGGATGTGGATAGCAACAATGGACTCGAGCTTTAGGTACACTGGAGAATGGATTGACCTGCAAGGTTAGCTCTTCAACGCCCAAATCAGTATGAAAGTGAGAAGAGTCGAATAAGATTTAAATTCGAATTACTGAGAAATGACACGTTCTGCCTTTTATATAGTATGGCGGTTATGACCGCTTACTAACAATATGAGACACGGGAAGTCGTCCCATTGATCTTGGATTGAGTTTATCTACTCCTTTGTGTTATGGTTATTGGGCCTTCTGGACGGTTCAAAATAATATTGTTGAAATAGAAATGATCTAGTCAAATAAAATAGGTTTATTTGCAGAAAAATATAACGTGAAGTTTGGAAGTTGAAATACAAGACTTAGTTGCAAAAAGTAGGAAAAAGACCACGGAAAAAAATACCCCTATAATGCAGAGGTGTCAGGTAATGGATCAAGGGTTAATAATTTTTTTCCAAAGCAATTCTCTTATATtatagtttttattttttattttttattcctACATAAGATAATAAACAAAGAACTCAATTATCAGAGGTAAAAACATACTACATTTTTTGTTACATAGGACAAAAAAGTACCAATTCAGAATACTCTTTGATAACAAAATTGAATGCACATGATAATGCATTTCTATTTGCACACATTATTCataattaattaaatcaaaataaTGCATATCATTCTCTTGACACAACATTTGTGGAAGCACCAGCAGCTTCATCTTCTAATGATGAAATTTGTAATGGAGAATCAGAATCCATAGGACCTTGATGTGGTGGGTCTGATATTATAATATTAATAGGAGGTGGTGGATTAAGGAACTTGGTTGTAGTGGGAATGATGGAACATCTACAAAGTGGACAAGTTGAATTTGTTTGTAGCCAATGATGTATGCAATCAATGTGGAACACATGCTTGCAATTTGGAATCAGTTGCAACTCTTCTTTCAACTCAAATTCTCCCAAACAAACACAACATCTGTTTCAACACTTATGTATATTAGCTTCATTTCTAAGCTTCACATATATATAAAACCAGACAATATTATATACTAGTATATCATATCAATATAAGCCAGAAATTGAATATTgctatttttttaattaaaagaaCACCAGcatataatatatttttttgtgatTTTATTCTGTTTAAGACATAGACCCCTTTGACAAAATTAGTATTTGCTATATTCTCTAATGttgaaagaaaagaaaaataattaattcataTATTCTTGTTATCTCTTTTACCACCTTTCTTTTCATGTTGCACTTTTCTATAAATAAAAATAGTGGACGCCATTAAATATTCTAATTAGTGATTCATCAAATGAAGATTCTCTTAACAGTGTTTTTAGCTTTCTAAAAACAACATTAGTTGAATATGAAATTTTAAGACAAAACCAAAAGGTAAttaaattgaaataaaaaaatatttatggACACCAAGTTTTTCATACATATGCAATATGGTTTATCACATGCAAAATTATGATAAATTCAgttaaataattaattaatttaaatcaTATTAAAAACTGTGGATTAAATTATCTTAAATTTTGTTTGTGgattaaattaattatttattcaATAAAGTTAAATTTTTTTCTACTCAGATAGAGATCAAATCATATTAAAACAAAAAGAACAAGATTATAAATGAACATGTCCAAAAAGAAAACAGAAACTTACATTGAATCCCTTGCTTGTAAATCCTCATCAAACAAAATTCTAGGAAGTTTGTCCAAGAATTGCACAGCAAAATCCAAACGACGAGGCTATGAGATTATGCAAATAATAATAAGATTATGTAAATAATAAAAAGATTATTTAATTAACATGTTAATAAATGTAAATAATGATAATACAATGAAGTAGTAACAAATAAACTTACTGAGGAGTTAGAGGAATAATAACGATAGGTAGTTGGAGGATGAATCCTTGGAAGCAAGTGTGGAGAGAAAGAAGAAGCTCTTCTCTTGAGATAAAACAAgtaaaaaagaagaaaaagaataatAGAAAAAAGTATAGGAATTGAAAATATGAAAGCTTGATAAAGCTTAAGTTGAAGTTCTTCTGGATACATATTTGGAGGAGGAGGAGAAGAATTTGCAGTTTGTGGAACACTACTCATCATCACATCATTTTTCCTTATATTCATATGATTAATCCTTTTGCCACTTCCTGATTTATATAAACAAGATTTATATAAGTATAATATATTTgtatttaattaaaaaaaataactTTAGTTGAACATATATACATGTACATATGCTTACCAAATAGAGTCGAGTTTCTTTGGTTTTTTTGGGACAAATAATTTTTTGAAGTTCTAAAAAGAGACAAGAAAGATCatttatatatataatatagtTTTTGTGTATGAGTTATTTTATTAAAGATTGATTAAGAGAGGTGTAGCAATTAATTAGAATTGTTAATTTATAAAGTGAGAGTGATATATATTCTATATTTTTTAAATGACGGGACAAGGTCATGACCCCTCCACTAGCCTCACGTCAAGTATCGTCATATTGTTGGCCAAAATCTGGGTTGCTTTCTCTCTACTTCGTTGCTAGTGCTGACTCTTTGTGAaaatttgattaattaattaattaagtgcttAACTAGGAGTATTACTGCTACATTTGTAACTGCTTGACTCAATCAAATTGTTTCAGTGAGATCATCATTGTCAATTTGATGTTTGGTGAACTGGAAGAAATATTAGGTAATAATCACTGCCTAAAAGATTGTGGCACACTCTTAAGTACAACATATAATAAAATGTTAATGTTGTTTTAATTTTTATACCTTTTACtagttttcatttttttttatagTAGTTAATAACTTTTTCCTTTCTATTCAAACTTTACTATTGTTTATTATTGTTTATGTGTAATTGTTAAGGTGACATATATTATAAGGGTGAGAATAAGTTGGTCCTTTGTCAATTTTAAGTCTGatcatttaaaaaaatcaaaGTTTAAATCTGGTGTAAAGTCTCTCATAGACTTATTTTTTGTCTTGAACATGATCTTTTCGAATACTTGATTAGTTTGTTAGTGTTATCTTGAGAATTTTAGTTTAGCATTTTGACATGAAGGTGTGGTATAAATGAGCGATAAGTTCGACTTGTCTTTTAGGTATTTTGGGACTTAGTGTATTCTTGAATTCAAAGATTGGATGATTTAGAGGCATTTTCAACATCAGACCACAAGATTCTACAGAAGAACTCTTCGATAGAGATAGTTAGAGGATTTAAAGACAGTTTCAGCAATTGTAGTAGTTTAAGGAAGTTTAAGAATCAAAGACACGTGGAAACACAACAGTAGACAGGATCCCGCGTAGCAAGAGTCAAATTCTAGAGAAGTAATTATTGTCAACAATTACTATTGTACTTAGTGTTGGAAATCCCtcaaaatctatggagaatttcaatcaatcttgatgaacaagattgttattacccacacaataacaacgaaaagagaagaacaatggagaaagaaagtaaagaacgatgaaggagaagagtaataaaattttgcagagtttctctctgcccacaaactgtggaaaacttgttattcactttgcaactgcaaaatactgtgaatacaatgtgttatgaatactctattcacctctgttacaaaataagggttactccctctatttatagattttaggttaacttggacctcaagtcaaagcctaaaactataaaagcccaaaataactaacattactcaacacactaggtggttcgacacttccttactctgtcgagcaacctgcttcgacacaaggaattacaattcaacacaccacctaattcattgtgtctaagctatctacattcatcatagctcttagccTTCTAAACACTTCGACATGcactccctttgtcatgatgtctgcaatctgattcttagttctgcagtgttccacaaTCATCTTCCCATTTGTTACCTGCTCTTGAAGATAATTaaacctcatttcgatgtgcttgcttcgaccatgtgctatcagattcttcgccagattgatagctgacacgctgtcgatcttcatggtaattaCTCCATGACTCTTCAgtgttatctcttcgaccagattcaccatccatgttgcttgacatgcacgaagagaaacaactatgtattctgcttcgcatgacaataatgccactactggctcttttctcgaacttcaagcaactggtgcaccacctagcataaacacatagccagttttggattttcgatcctcagcatcactacaccaacttgagtcggtgtatctcactaatttgcattcttttccttcatcagtcgcaggaaacaaaatgtcatagtcgagagtacctttcagataccttagtatcctcttcgccgctgctagatgtgatacctttggcttctgcatgaacctactcaccatacctacattgtataCTAAGTCAGGCCTTGTGCGACAAAAGTATCtaagtgacccaataagtcttctatattgggttgggtcgacatcatctgaatctgaatctttcgacagttgcAATCTTGGttcagctggagtcgaagttgggttgcaatcttgcatctcaaatctcttgagaatttcgcccatataccttctttgatgcatcatcaaacctctaccactcttgtagaattcaatgccaaggaaatatgaaatgtcacccagatatgacattttgaattccttgttgagatcacctttgaagtcttcgatctccttcttgcagctacctgttatccacaggtcatcgacatagaggcatagtataagcaattcattagtacttcttcttacatatactccatgttcaaatttgcacttcacaaattccttctcccttaaaatccatctatcttcttgttccaagctcttggagcttgtttaagtccgtacggggctttatgcagcctgtacacctttctttcttcgccatgtttcacaaacccagttggttgtgcaacataaacttctcCTTCTAAAGGGCCAtttaaggaatgcacatttcacgtccatctggcacatctgccagttgttcatgtttgctagaccaacaaccaacctgattgtttcaattctagcaacaggtgcaaaaacttcaccgaagtcgattccttctttctaaagaaatcctttcgccacgAGTCTCGCCTTTTGTtgagtcacttctcctttgggattcaacttcaccttgtatacccacttcacatcgattgccttcttatcttggggaaattcgacaagtgaccaagtgttgttgacttcgattgacttcagctcttcgtcaattgctttcatccacttcgaatctttcaatgcctcagttgcattgacaggttcgacatctgcgtagaaagcatagtgtaccagctcaccttcttcatcgaccacatcatctgatgtaatcacacattcttgtgaccttgcaggcatgtgtgttgttctttgaggtctgcttgtgcttgATTCACCTCTAGAtggttcatcataaaagattcttactgaatctttcttgacattctcagtccaatctCATTCTCTAAGCTCATTTATAATCAtgtccctgctgatcaccacctgcttattcactgggtcgaacaacttgtatcctccagtcgaatgatatcctatcaggaacatctgactcgacttgtcatcaagttttcttcttaactgatctggcacatatctatgtgctatagatccaaacaccctcaaatgactcaagctaggcttgacaccataCCGACATTCTTCTGGCATGATTCCTTCTAGCTTTTTtgtcggacatctgttcaggatatatgtcgcagttgacacagcttctccccataattctttgggtagatgcttgccttttAACATACTTATAAtcatattcataatggttctattcttcctttctgcgtctccattctgttgtggagtgtagggtggcaccacctcatgtacaatcccttctttcacacataatgcgtcgaagtctttcgacacatattctccaccaccattagttctcaaaatcttgatcttttgaccgctctgtctttcgaccatagatttaaacttggaaaatacctcgatcacttcacttttcttctgaATCAGGGAAGACCACAATTTTCGACTGAAATCgtctatgaatgtaacaaagtatttgttacctccaatttaatccacctggagaggaccacatacatcaaagtatatgacttcaagaatttccttTGACCTTCTTCCcgcatccttactgaagttgtttTTATGCTACtttgcctgcacacattcttcacataCTTTGTTTGGAATttcgatttctggtaatcctgaaaccatatttcttctttttaaatctctgatgtctttgaaattgagatggccaagtctataatgccatatccattcataTCTACTGGTTGTTGTTGCAAGGtacttatgctccatcacattaagctcaatcttgaaggttctattttgagacattggagccttcaagatcaaccttccatttgagtcgagaactctcatcatcttgtctttgatcgacaccttgtaATTCTTTTTGAATaactgccctatgctgagcaaattgctcttcatgcctagtatgtacaacatgtaacacctcaaaatttgccctcctcttcttgggactagtttagcatattgcatttcatgttttaggacattaggcatttgcatattgcatatcatgtgaaataagaggtcatcctccaaggtcttgtcagagatggagaagttgtatggttcaagcctgagggtctccaTAAGTTaatcaccaaccatctgagggtttgtgctggattagggttttcttggCCCTTCAAGAGGTTGATAATTATCTTGGTTtcaaggatatattaccatccTCATGGTTATGTCATTATCAAGGGcttcattgttcatgctcagattcctctggattagggttttgacctctggtcaaccctaatcagtgtcattcttccaaccagggattttcaaggagatgaggtattctattgagatggggatcacatgatcattattttgagcttatatgagccaaggttcattttgaagcaagttggccaagtgttagaggctcaaagtcatcagtgctttgccaagtcatctagggcccataaaagtcaacaggaagtcaactcagggctaggagggggagaaatggtttgagacacttcattcatgtcccaaagaggcttattcatcatgtcaaatacatatcttgaagaatttgaggccagatcaaaagtttccaaaaatggaaagtgacctgtaattgaaagtttccaaaattggaaagttttgggtccaaattcaacttgattttacatcatcaaagaagattcaaatggatttttgtccaacatgaaagttgaatatctttctctcccatttccaaaaagtccaagatcatgaatttatgatgaatggttgagaagatatggccaaatgatcatgaagtgtgcatggaacttcaaagtgacataacttttgactcaaaactccaaatgaagccgctctttttgcaaaattcttgtcTTGACCTATACTTTCCAATTcaagcattgcattgcatgaaatttaatcacaTGACCATGTGCtcattcaagtgcattttggagggaaattgaggaatttaaatttggtgcaagCTACAAGCATAACTCCAATCCCATTGTGTTCATTAGGTGATTTTGAGTGAAAGTGGA containing:
- the LOC127088029 gene encoding probable E3 ubiquitin-protein ligase RHA4A; its protein translation is MNIRKNDVMMSSVPQTANSSPPPPNMYPEELQLKLYQAFIFSIPILFSIILFLLFYLFYLKRRASSFSPHLLPRIHPPTTYRYYSSNSSPRRLDFAVQFLDKLPRILFDEDLQARDSICCVCLGEFELKEELQLIPNCKHVFHIDCIHHWLQTNSTCPLCRCSIIPTTTKFLNPPPPINIIISDPPHQGPMDSDSPLQISSLEDEAAGASTNVVSRE